The Nicotiana tomentosiformis chromosome 2, ASM39032v3, whole genome shotgun sequence genome includes the window GGCAACCATTGGCCGACCACCTGGCAGAGAATCATGTGGGCGGAGAGTACAAACTAgtaaaaacgtattttcccgacaAGGAAGTGTCCTTCATTGGAGAACATATCGCCGAcgcatatgatggttggagaatgttcttcaaTGGAGCCGTGAACTTCAAGGGAGTGGGCATTAGAGCAATCCTAGTATCAGAAATTGGTCAACATTATCCGATATCTGCTAAGCTCAGTTTTCCatacaccaacaatatggcagaatatgaggcttgtatCTTTGGACTTAGGTTGGCCATCGCCATGAACATTCAGGAATTAttggtaatcggagattcagacTTGCTAATACATCAGTTACTTGAGGAATGGGCCaccaagaataccaagatattgtCATACTTACATTGTGTGCACGATTTAATCTAGAGGTTCCCAAAGATTGAATTCAAGAATGTTCCTAGAATCCAGAACGAGTTTGCAGATGCACTAGCCACTtaatcttccatgatacaacatctagACAAGAAATATATTGACCCCATCCCAAAATAAATCTGCAAGCAACCTACTTTCTGCACTCACATCAAAGAAGAGTTTGATGGGAATCCATGGTTTCACGATATCAGGGAGTATTTGGAGAAAGGGGAGTACCTGAAAAATGATACACACACTCAAAAGTGCATGCTACGGAGGTTAGTTAACCATTTCTTTTATTGCAGATGAATTCTGTACAAAAGGACTCCCAATTTGGGTCTCCTaagatgtgtcgatgccaaggaagcatTTAGGTTGCTCGAGGAGATACATGCCAGAACCtgtggacctcacatgaatggctTCATTCTAACCAAAAAGATATTAAGGGaaggatatttttggatgaccatggaaattGACTGCATCAAGTACGTGCAGAAATGCCACCACTACCAGATACATGCTAATATGATATGAgtaccacccaatgaactcaatgtgaTGAGTTCGTCATGGACTTTCTCCgcctggggcatggatgtcatcgaaCAAATCGAGCCAACATCCTCCAACAAGCACAAATTTATCTTGGTGGCCATAGTC containing:
- the LOC138906018 gene encoding uncharacterized protein, producing the protein MNANRMDWYKKLDDVLWAYWMTYKTPIEMSPYRLVFEKVFHLPVELEHKGMWALKKLNLDWDIAANLRKAVKGQPLADHLAENHVGGEYKLVKTYFPDKEVSFIGEHIADAYDGWRMFFNGAVNFKGVGIRAILVSEIGQHYPISAKLSFPYTNNMAEYEACIFGLRLAIAMNIQELLRFPKIEFKNVPRIQNEFADALAT